A stretch of DNA from Solenopsis invicta isolate M01_SB chromosome 5, UNIL_Sinv_3.0, whole genome shotgun sequence:
aaattttattgcaatacatTTATTCTACCGTTTGTTGATTTATATCTGCACTTTATATGCTTTTCTCATTTTTCACCAcgatttatgttatttttaaaatatataaaaaattaaacaagagacttgtcatataaaatgttaaatgtggTATACCTATTTTAATGTCAGTCCTTTgctactttaaattaattaagcaCTTAATGTGTATAATGAAATTATACCaaaatgttaagtaaaattaagtAGAAGTAATTACATTTTAGTAGGAGTTAAGCCGAAAAAAGACGAAATAATCCTTTATAATTcttaagaagaaaaattatcacGTTTTAGTTTCAATGTTGCGCGAAATCCACGTTGCTTACTTTTTTAAGGGCACTACGTAGTGTTAAATCCTTTCTCCCACTATACTGTAAAGTTAATCTTGTCGGAGTAATCTCATTCCATTTTATGGTAGAAGCAATATCAAAGTATGCTATATTACTTGTTGGCAAGAgtttctttcataaaaaaagatttaatatacTTACGGTTCTATGGTTCTGTAAAAAGCGACGCGTAATTTCCATCTGCGCACaatgagattaattttttttttagacatttattataatgtataggAGGACCTAGCAgatgaaataatattgataaaaattggaATATGAATAAAATCTGCATGTCTGTTAGAAAATTTATCACTATCAAAAGATTTGTGCCTATTAATTAACGTTATAAATTAGTTGAGTAGTTTCTGGCACACCATCGACGTTCTCCATTTTCGCGATTCTTTCGTACTAAGCCTTCTTCTTTGCATGTTATCATCTTTGTTCATCTTGCGTTATTGCGGTCAAGATAGAATCGACTAGCAGAGTCACGCATAAATCGATGAGCACCGAAATATACGTTTAGTATTAATTCAAGCATTATAATAAGCATGATGCCGTATATAGCAGTTATTATATTGAGAAATGATGCAGATATATTCTCCGATTCTGAATACGTAAATTCAATGCAAGTCGTAACCAGACATGAAAAACCTGTAGCAAatgctattaaaaatgtataacgtATTACCCTAAATGTTATACTATTTCTAACAAATTGTAAtagaatttatgtttaaaatacaaattacatgAAACAAGATATAGGTAATGAAAAagtatagatataaaaataatatatatctacAATTAACgacaattattttgtattacacTTTGTTTGATATGTATTGAAAATCGGATCTTGAGCGCTAACGTGAAATAGTGAGGCCAACAATTACTTTGAGAATTAGATACTTATACTGGTAAATTATTATCGAACTATATTTATAACAGATTACTTACATATTTGTAGAGAtgaatttgtatattatattagcaCTAGACCGAATACAATCGTACCAATGATTGCAGTGGTCCAGCATAAACGTGTCAAATCTTTGCCAATATCATCCAGactattatgattttttattattataggcCCTAAGAGAAAATCCATCGACATTCCCAATTGATAGCCAAAAGTACTCAAAGATGGGTGGTTGAGACGGGTCGTTAGAAGGAACCCTTGCGCCGCCAAGCGTCCCGGTAACGACAGGACCAGAATCTAATGCAGGACCAGAATCTAATGCAAAATGAAGTAATTACTGTTCTCTAAATGAATACGGCGGCATCATAACGATGTAACAATGATGAAGATAAAAGAAAGGAGTAGAAAAAgacattgtaacaatataaagattttataaagaGATTAATAGACTAAATTAAGATTGTGCAAAGTGCTAATTTGCGTGAGCCTGACTATCGAGTGACCGATAAAAGCGACGTAAAATTTGTCGGGGTGAAACGGAAAAGGTTTTTATCCAGGCACCTAGACAGTTTAAAGCGGTACCTATAATGACGGCCCATCGCAGGTCGTATTTATCTGTCACGTACGACACTGGTAATACAAACACCGCGTAAATCGCCATGAATGACACCGAAGTCTAGTGAACCATTGACGAACCACTCTATTATACCTAAACGATATACACAAGAGCactaaactttatatttaataaaatgcatatCGTGACAGCAATTTGATACCTAGTAACTATATTAGTTATAATCGAGTATTCTATCCATTGAGAAGAATTCGTTCCATTATAAATCATATAGATGATGAGTATTAGCCATCTCTTTTTATACACCTTTAATTTTAACGATCCGACATCAGCGGCTTATTCAATTTCGTTATTTTTGCCGGATCTTTTATTGCAAGTACCTTCctcaaatttttatctttcattattgtcatttttgctcttttacaaaataagttttgcaaatatctttcaaatatatctgtttaaattggaaaattttaatcctacacttttctatttattattattaataaatgttaaaatatttagttttgaaatttctaGCATTACGTCAATCTGTATAATCTcgtaatattgattataaaagttttcttatcaaattttaaatgacgattttaGAAATACGGATTTAGAATTATATATCACGTTTCAAAATTCTTCAGGTTTCaagaaatgaatttaaaataacacgACAAAAAAAGCGTCGATGTTGAATGGAATTGAGATGAGATGTAACAAAATTAGAATATCGCGCGGCAGGTTTATCTTAtctaaatatgtacatataatagaGTGACATTATTTGCTTGATGATACAACGAACCAACAATCTGTACTTagttttatcacaatttttattaaattcaaatgcTGTAGTATAACATAActttaaaattactttcatgttcggtgtcttataaaaactttacattataaatgacacgcaaatctgcttaaccgtattcatttaaattaaaaaggttatATTTGAAACACGGACCGACTTAATCTACTCTCCCCTATCATTTGCaatgtgtctattaattaacGCTATTAGTTAGTTGAGTAGTTTCTGGAACACCGTCGACGTTTTTCTCCATTTTCGCAATTCCTTCGTACTGAGCTTTCTTCCTCGCATCTTGTCGTCTTTGCTCGTCTTTCGTTATTGCGGTCAAGATAGCACCTAGCAGCAAAGTCAAGCAAAAACCGATGTGCACCGGAATATCGCCATATGCGTTTAGTATTATTCCAAATATTATAATGAGTATAATGCCGTAAATAGAGGCTGTTATGAAGAGAAATCCCGCAGGTATATTCTCCGATTCTGGATACGTAAATTCAGTGCACAAGTCGTATCCCAATGTCAGATATCCCGACATAAAAAACCTGtaaaaatggtattaaaaacgtataatattatcctaaatgttaaattattctttaaaacatttaaaattattaataatgcataaaatataaattatatgaaataagatataataaaaaaagaatagatagaagtaaaaataatataattgaaataaatagtttcaaaaaactacaattattttatatcacttTAATGTGCATTGAAAATTGGATCTTGAACGCTAACGTGAAATAATGAGGCTAACAATtacattttactaaattattaaaagatttgttAATAGACTTTTGTTATCTATATGTCTTAGAcacaatacattttaaaaattattaaaattttttgataaatgttgtaCAAGTATTGATAGATTACCCTAAGAAAATCGCCGACACGTATACCATCCATTTTATACCCATGCAAATAGACACCGCGAATAATACTTGACCaacaaatgtaagaaaatatacaGTCACGGCAGTTTCTctggaaatatatatataatagtcgatattgatttaagataaacgcaaagtaaaataaaatagaatttctaAAGAAAATTGTGCGTATCTTCCTTACTTGAATTTGTGCGTCTTATCAAGGATGATACCGAAACTAACGGATCCTGCCATGCCAGTCAGAATTATAGCTAAGCCAATTCTGCCTGCGTCTTCTTCTCCATTCTAGAACACATACGTGATCTAAGTCTTTGACGTCAGGTATATGTATACCtgacaaaatacaaaaatatcttaaatcaAATATTGTAAATGCGTAAATATTTGCCCGAATTTTTCTCGTTTCATGTTTGATCTGCGGTGGTGCATCGAGATTCACTGGCTCACCTCGAAGTGTGCGAGGAATATCTGATTGAGTAATGTAGACACGGCATTCAGTACTCCGACATTTAAACCGTAACAGTTACAGAGCATAATGTAGTTTTTGTTCCTGCAGAGCCTTTTAATGGGCGCCATAAACTCCTCTCTTTTCTTCGCCCGATTTAATTTTTGCAGCGCCCGCGTCTCGCTCGGCGGTAGTTTCGGTTCATTCTGAAATACTGATACGAAAGCAGCACATTGAGAAGATTAAAACGCGATAATCTTTCCAACGGTGCGAGcgatctttaattaattaacggtTTATCCTCTTGCGGTTAAccgagtaaataaaaataaaactcgaATAAagaaaccgagattaaagtAGATTATCGGCTATATTGGAAAATTTAGCTgcgttgaaaaattttatagatatattgaAGAATAGCTtcctttaattaatataaggGATTATTTTGGCTTTACGGAATCAATAGTAAACGTTTAAACGAAGCATTCGGATCTCATTTGCCAAAGTTAATTGCGTAgagatataattttgaatattaaaatatgtaatataaatttaaatttgattatttattattttattaaattaaagactAATCCGCTCATGGGAAACTACAAAGatggtaaaaaaatattttttaaaaacttagaTCCGTTTCAATTACAATAGATGATAATTAGATACTTATATTGGTAAATTATCTAATCATATTTGTAACAGATTATTAACTTACGTATAAGAACCAGACCGAATACAATCGAGCCGATGATTGCAATGATCCAGCATAATCGTGTCAGATCTTTGCCGATATCATCCAGACTATCGTGATTCTTCACTATCATAGGCCCTGAGAGAAAACCCAACGATACTCCCAATTGATTGCCAAAAATACCCAAAGACGTGGCGGTTGAATGTTCGGTAGAAGGAAACCATTGCGCGGCCAAGCGGCCCGGAATCGGCAGGACTAATGTCTAATTTAAAATGAAGTAATTACTATTCTCTGAGTGAATACAGtgatatagtaataataaagaagATAAATGAAATGAATATGGAAGTAATATGATTTTTGTAGATATTAATGGACTAAATTAAGATTGTGCAATTGTGCAAAGTACCAACCTGCGCGAGCGCGACTATCGAGTGACCGATAAAAGCGACGTAAAACATGTCGGGGTGGACGGAAAAGATTTTTATCCAGGAACCTATACAATTTAAAGCGGCGCCTATAATAGCGCTCCATCGCAAACCGTACTTGTCTGTCACGTACGATGCTGGGAATACAAACACCATATAAATCACCAAAAATGACATCGAAGTCCAGTCAACCATTAACGAAGACACTCCATAATACCTAAACGACATACAAATGAGAGTATTGATTTTTATGTTTagtaaaattcatattttgagAGAAATGTGATACCTAGTAACTATATTGCTTATAATCGAATATTCTATCCATTGAGAAGAATTCGTTCCATTATAAATCATATAGATGATGAGTATTAGCCATCTCTTTTTATACACCTTCAGTTTTAACGGTTCAACATCAGACGGTTCATtcgattttgttatttttgccGGATCTTTTACCGTAAGTACCTCACTCAGACTTTTATCTTCCATTCTCGTTATTTTCACTTTCTTGCAAATTGAGTTTTCTTAATATCTTTGACGTATATCTGTGTAAGTAAGAATTCAAGGTAAAGTTTGACCAATAAGAGTCAGCACGAGGTATTTATGTTCacttagaaatttattaatacttagACACGTTGGTAAATGGCGTTTATTCGACGCTAGTTGACGCAACTTTACATTAATACGCAAACGTTTTGACTCACAATTCGAGTCCTCTTCAGTCCATTCTCTTCAAATTACAGATCACCATCCAAGTCATTAGGTACATTTCAAGATGTATTGGATATCcatatatgtgaatatattcTCATTCTGGCGATGAGTCACTTAGACGAAAACGGTTGATTTTCAAGCGTCtatcattttcaattatataaaattggtcaagtagtttgaataaaattaatataaattaacataaattgtgTCACAATTAAATGGAAATAGCGAGCACGAGTTTGTTAACTGATATTTGTCCGTGGTACGTTGTAAATGTGAGCGACCGTTTGTCGTTCACGAAATACAAACATATTTACTTACCAGAAAAGGCACATGGAAGGAGAAGTAAGAAGGGtaggagagagggaaagaagtATATATAAAGAAGGGTGAAGAGGGGAAGGAGGATGAAATACAACACCTAAAGAAAgggggaagaaaaagagagggagaagaAAAACAGTAGGGGCGAAAGGGGAAAGAGAGGCAAGAAGGTGAATAAGAGGTAAAAGAAACtgagaaaaaaggaagaagtAAACAATTTTCTAATGTAAAGTTGCGTCAACTAGCGTCGGGTGAACGCCATTTTCCAACGTGTctaagtattaataaatttctaagtGCACATAAACACCTCGTGCTAACTTTGATTGGTAGTAGTAGCTAGGAGAGTTCTAATTCATGGGGCAATGAGGGGGTCGGGTGTGTGTAGAGAGGGGGAAATGTGGACGCGTGAGATTATGCGATGCGGATATGACGCGGGATTTGGCGGTGAGTAGTACCCTGTTTAcctaaacatggaccatgtttCTTccaatgtttatgtaaacaatcTTTTGTGTCACTGGTCGCCGCCAGGGGGAAGGAGGGAGGAGATATCGTTGGAAGATTTGCGGGCCTAGCGCGGCGAATTTCGCGAAAAGCGCGAACCTGACGCGGCTCTGCTATCGATAAGCGCGACacggacgagagagagagagagagagagagagagagagagagagaataaataaattatctactcatgtatgtataaataaattatttactcatCAATCAATTCTGAATTCCGATATACGGCACACAGATTTAAATAGTCAGAAGTAAGATGAGAAAACCGAACATCTCTCATACGTTGCggctttattattattatttatacatactttGTTTTATCCGCTTGCTTTGCGCTTATCGTTATCGATAGTCGCGCCACGTCAAGACCACATTTTTCGCGAAATTCGCCGCCTCAGGCCCGCAAGTCTTCCGCTAGTTGTGCTGCTACTATTGGTCAAACTTACCTTGAATTCttacttataatttatatactgaGTCTTTAAATTCGCCAATTTTTACTATATATCTGtttaagttgaaaaaattttgattctatacttttctgaaatttattgttttcattaaatatcaaaatatttaattttgaaattcaataaacacaaaatatttaatttcaaaatatttaattttgaaattcaataaatacgaaaaaaatttaattttgaaattcaataaataccaaaatatttaattttgaaattcgtATTACGTCaatctatataatattataatattgattataaagattttcctatcaaaaattttgaatgacgattttagaaacacaaatttagaattatatttcacgtttcacgATTCTTCTTCACATTTCGAGAATTGATCTTGAAATGACACTACGAAAAAAACGTTGATGTTGATTGAGATTCAGATGAAATGTAACTGCGCGTAATATTTCCACTGCAAACTCAGAATCGTTTAATATCGCGCGGCAAATTTACCTTATCTATATATGAACAAATAAAGTGACATTATTAGCTCAAAGATACAAGAAACCAGCAATCTGTACTTAGTTTTATCACGATTTTTATCAGGTCGGGATGCTGTAATGTAACACGGCTTTAAAATAACTACAAACAACGCACATTGtttattctattttagaaatacaGAATGATATAATTTGtgtgtaacgaaccgccttccgaccccccCCCCTGGACCGCCTAATCATGcgaaccgtccggccgaacatccgccggacggcaattatcggcgcatagcgcctagtAAATTACACGACATCGGAGCGAACgagcgatcgctcccgcgctctcgtcttcgcgcgcacgcgctctcgttacGCGTGTGTATTGCgatataaaatgtatgttatTTCTATTTGAGCAACTGAGCATATTTAATACGACTGAAAGTATATGTTATTTTTGTCTGAGCAATTGAGGATATTTGATGCGacgaaaatttggcaaaatcatgCAGAAATCTGTTGGATCTAATACGATTGTGCGACCAAGGTtgcggtccacttgacgctacaaatgcttcgaaatGTGTGATTAACCAATcggaacaatgaattttacaaattgtccaattaaagaacatttgaagcatttgtagcgtaaGTGGACCGTAGCCCGAGATACACGTCTAATTCCAGTGGCGGATTAAGGCAGTGGCTGAATGGACGATAGCCCAGAGCGACAAATTTTTAAAGGTtgcagaatttattttttgtaagttaTTGCTACACTAGCAGTTGATGTCTTCCCACCTAAGTGGCGCGTTTAGGCAGATGAATTATTGCAGATGAATctagatattttatttagtcGCTTATTGAGCAGTTGCATTAGTCAGTGCATTTAAATTGTACTTAGGTGATTTATAATAAAGCATCATTTATTTCTCCAGCGTTttgcaattctaatttttagcTAAGAGCAGCTGTCTCGGCTTTTTCTTGGGACACTCGGAAATCTCCGTGCACTACCGCTAGtacatctatttttaaaattggttCTACATAGCACATAAATTACGATGATATTATTGGTAAGTTTTCTGTTAAAATGcggataaacaaatttttaaaatattctatctGTATCTTTTACATATacgtttgtatttttatactttttgaacacgaatgaaaataaatataggaTGTTTTACTAATGACATTTTgagaaaatcaaattttaaattagtgtAAAATAGATAactaattttaagaaatttatccAGATGCATCATATATAAAAGGGCGgtcgaaaaattatatttcagtcCACAGGCATAGAACAAATTAATCTGACactgataattatttataatttttaaaaagaaaaatgatcacATTTTAGTTTTAATCTTGCGCGAAATCCTTGTTACTTATTATGTTAACTATTCAGTGTTAAAtcctttttcttataatactGTAGAGTTAATTTTGTCGGAGTAATCTCATTCCATTCTATGGTAAGAGCAATATCAAAGTACTTGTATGCTATATTACTTGTTGGCAAGAGTCTCTTtcatgaaaaaaagtttaatatactTACCATTCTACGGTCCTGTAAAAAGCGACGCGTAATTTCCATCTGCGCACAATgtgaattcattttttttttagacatttaTTGTAATGTATAGGAGGAGATAGGAGGTGAAataacattgataaaaatcagaatatgaataaaatttgcgTGTCTGAtagaaaatttatcattatcgcAAGATTTGATATATTGTTTGTATCTATTAATTAACGCTATAAGTTAGTTGATTAGTTTCTGGAACACCGTTGACGTTCTTCTCCATTTGTGCAAATCCTTCGTACTGAGCCTTCTTCCTCGCATCTTGTCGTCTTTGCTCGTCTTTCGTTATTGCAGTCAAGATAGCACCTAGCAGCAAAGTCAAGCATAAACCAATGTGCACCGGAATATCGCCATATGCGTTTAGTATTATTCCAAATATTATAATGAGAATGATGCCGTATATGGAGGTCGTCATATTGAGAATTCCTGCAGGTATATTCTCCGATTCCGGATACGTAAATTCAGTGCTCAATTCGTATCCTAATGTCAGATATCCCGACATGAAAAACCTGCaacaaatgttattaaaaatgtatgatacTGTCCTAAATGCTACatcatttctaaaaaattaaaatagaaataatgttCAAAACATGAATTACATGAAACaagataaaatgaaaaagagaacAATACATACAGTTGCGTGCAAAAGATTCCAGCCAGTGACACTTTGTActctaattttgttaaaaaacagtttaataaaatttttataattatcaggTATGAGTATAAGATATaggtaacaaaataatatagtaaaacaatgataattataaaaattttattaggctgttttttaataaattagaatacaaaatgtcactggCTGGAAACTTTTGTACGccactgtaaaaataaaaataatataatatacatctACTATTAAAGAAatctacaattattttgtatcacACTTTGATATACATTGAAAATCGAATCTTGAACGCTAACATGAAACAGTGAGGGCAACAgttacattttaaacattagagttttttgatataattacatataaatattgtgcaaGTATTGATAGGTTACCCTAAGAAAATTGCCGACACGTATACCATCCATTTTATACCCATGCAAATAGATACCGTGAATAATACTTGACCaacaaatgtaagaaaatatacaGTCACGGCAGTTTCTctggaaatatattaataattagtcgatattgatttaagataaatacaaagtaaagtaaaatagaacttctaaaaaaaattgtgtgtaTGATTTCTACTTGAATTTGTGCGTCTTATCAAGGATGATACCGAAACTAACGGATCCTGCCATGCCAGTCAGAATTATAGCTAAGCCAATTCTGCCTGCGTCTTCTTCTCCATTCTAAAATACATGCGAGATTTATACCTTTAACGATTTTGACGTTAGATATATGTACAAAACatgaaaatatcttcaaatgttaaatgtaaatatttgccCAAATTTATCTCCTTTTATGTTTGATTTGCGGCGGTGCATCGAAATTCGAGCTCACCTTGAAGTGTGCGAGAAATATTTGATTGAGTAATGTAGACA
This window harbors:
- the LOC105200032 gene encoding feline leukemia virus subgroup C receptor-related protein 2, yielding MEDKSLSEVLTVKDPAKITKSNEPSDVEPLKLKVYKKRWLILIIYMIYNGTNSSQWIEYSIISNIVTRYYGVSSLMVDWTSMSFLVIYMVFVFPASYVTDKYGLRWSAIIGAALNCIGSWIKIFSVHPDMFYVAFIGHSIVALAQTLVLPIPGRLAAQWFPSTEHSTATSLGIFGNQLGVSLGFLSGPMIVKNHDSLDDIGKDLTRLCWIIAIIGSIVFGLVLILFQNEPKLPPSETRALQKLNRAKKREEFMAPIKRLCRNKNYIMLCNCYGLNVGVLNAVSTLLNQIFLAHFENGEEDAGRIGLAIILTGMAGSVSFGIILDKTHKFKETAVTVYFLTFVGQVLFAVSICMGIKWMVYVSAIFLGFFMSGYLTLGYDLCTEFTYPESENIPAGFLFITASIYGIILIIIFGIILNAYGDIPVHIGFCLTLLLGAILTAITKDEQRRQDARKKAQYEGIAKMEKNVDGVPETTQLTNSVN